The following coding sequences are from one Capsicum annuum cultivar UCD-10X-F1 chromosome 3, UCD10Xv1.1, whole genome shotgun sequence window:
- the LOC107866494 gene encoding putative F-box protein At3g16210: MPNDITIQILLKLSVKSLLRFKCICKSSRSLVEDPQFIMLYHDSSKNDVNHQKIFVSGGECDNKDDYFYSVDAPLQHDSVASLIEPSIPEINQSSRVSFTSYSSNGILLLIFPYHLIVLWNPTIRESRKIPSPIPKKKMMERKLFPAIYGFGYVSSTCDYKIVRVGKKDTSNSYYEVDLFSTRSKSWKLIGKFPPNNFFSERNIVTIDENVYIIAMTENESTILSFCLEKEQFQQVLFPDQIQRFQDPILYVLGENLCLTRMHDLASRDFEVWHMKKNGLMNNTWSKSFTIPSMHCGRCLRPVSLMTSGDIIFLNYKGDLRSIIQKEINSKQLKLLGLSY, from the coding sequence ATGCCTAATGATATCACCATTCAAATTCTTCTAAAACTTTCTGTCAAATCGCTTTTACGATTCAAATGTATTTGCAAATCATCGAGATCTCTAGTTGAAGATCCCCAATTCATCATGCTTTACCATGATTCGTCAAAAAATGATGTGAATCATCAAAAAATCTTTGTGTCTGGTGGTGAATGTGACAACAAGGACGACTATTTCTACTCCGTAGACGCTCCACTTCAACATGATTCTGTTGCCTCTCTTATCGAACCTTCTATTCCAGAAATCAATCAATCGAGTAGAGTAAGTTTCACTAGTTATTCCAGTAATGGGatacttcttttgatttttccttatcATTTAATTGTTTTATGGAACCCAACTATCAGAGAATCAAGAAAAATCCCTAGCCCAATtcctaaaaagaaaatgatggagaGGAAGCTATTTCCTGCTATttatggttttggctatgtttCCTCTACATGCGATTATAAAATAGTTAGAGTGGGAAAAAAAGATACTTCAAATAGTTATTATGAGGTCGATCTGTTTTCAACAAGAAGTAAATCGTGGAAATTGATTGGCAAGTTTCCTCCGAATAACTTTTTCTCCGAAAGAAACATTGTTACCATAGATGAGAATGTTTATATAATAGCAATGACGGAGAATGAATCTACTATATTAAGTTTTTGCTTGGAGAAGGAACAATTTCAGCAAGTACTATTTCCAGATCAGATTCAAAGGTTCCAAGATCCAATTTTGTATGTTTTAGGAGAAAATCTTTGTTTGACTAGGATGCATGATTTAGCGAGCCGCGATTTTGAAGTTTGGCATATGAAAAAGAATGGATTAATGAACAACACATGGAGTAAGAGCTTCACGATTCCATCGATGCATTGCGGACGTTGCTTGAGGCCCGTGAGCTTAATGACAAGTGGAGACATAATATTTCTAAACTACAAAGGTGATTTGAGGTCTAtaatacaaaaagaaataaattcgAAACAATTGAAATTGTTGGGTTTGAGTTATTAG